One window of Aliarcobacter lanthieri genomic DNA carries:
- a CDS encoding PstC family ABC transporter permease has translation MHFLFNFGLVISVFITSSLIIFIVVFLLYFSLPLINSGHFLEFFTFRWEEQKNLFGLMPMILGTVYISVLATLFATIMSFSFASLMAFFLPKNISSFLNKFMLFLSGVPTVLYAFIAIFLLVPWLNDILDGNGFSILTASFVLSFVVLPTMTIILYNTFISTSKKAIFAAKSLGATKEDIFFELVLKQSKKGILSAIILGFARAVGDTMIALMIAGNTLKTPSSILDSARTLTSHIALINANDYESIAFKAIFLCGLLLLIFSFLTVISLKIINREEK, from the coding sequence ATGCACTTTTTATTTAATTTTGGGCTTGTTATATCAGTTTTTATAACAAGCTCTTTAATCATATTTATAGTAGTTTTTTTACTATATTTTTCTCTTCCACTAATAAACTCTGGGCATTTTCTAGAGTTTTTTACTTTTAGATGGGAAGAGCAGAAAAATCTTTTTGGTTTAATGCCAATGATTTTAGGAACAGTTTATATAAGTGTTTTAGCTACACTATTCGCCACAATTATGAGTTTCTCTTTTGCTTCACTTATGGCATTTTTTCTACCAAAAAATATCTCTAGTTTTTTAAATAAATTTATGCTATTTTTATCAGGAGTTCCAACAGTTTTATATGCTTTCATAGCTATATTTTTACTTGTTCCTTGGCTAAATGATATTTTAGATGGTAATGGTTTTAGTATCTTAACTGCTTCTTTTGTACTTAGTTTTGTCGTACTTCCAACTATGACTATTATTTTATACAATACATTTATTTCAACTTCAAAAAAAGCAATCTTTGCTGCAAAATCTTTAGGAGCAACAAAAGAAGATATTTTTTTTGAGTTAGTTTTAAAACAATCCAAAAAAGGTATTTTAAGTGCAATTATTTTAGGCTTTGCAAGAGCAGTTGGTGATACTATGATAGCTTTGATGATAGCTGGCAATACTTTAAAAACTCCAAGTTCTATTTTAGATAGTGCTAGAACTTTAACTTCTCATATTGCACTTATAAATGCAAATGATTATGAATCAATAGCTTTTAAAGCTATATTTTTATGTGGCTTACTACTTTTAATATTCTCTTTTTTGACTGTAATTAGCCTAAAAATAATCAATAGAGAAGAAAAATGA
- a CDS encoding efflux RND transporter periplasmic adaptor subunit has protein sequence MSNKYLKKTKKYIILSISLVLISFLIWYGFFRTVEIVKSEEVVKGDIKNVVSALGVLQPHNYVDIGAQVSGQIEKIHVKAGDIVKKGDLLVEIDPSIQSATVQTDRASLENLNAHLIEQKAAFELASFQATRQEQLLKSNATKLEDVQIAQANLKMAHAKIKSLEAQIKGAKSTLQGNEALLGYTKIYAPMDGTVVSLSAKEGQTLNATYQTPKLLRVADLSKMTVWTEVSEADIGKLKIGMDIYFTTLGLKDEKGELRTWKGKLQQILPAPVQSGQDDEQKEATSTKVVLYTALFDIENSDNSLMSQMSAQVFFVESFANDVLLVPLYTLKEQRDGTYLAKVFVNDKIEERVVKIGIKDRIYGEVLDGIKENEQIVTKIENQKASSRLQW, from the coding sequence ATGTCTAATAAATATTTAAAGAAAACAAAAAAGTATATTATCTTATCAATTAGTTTAGTTTTAATATCTTTTTTAATTTGGTATGGCTTTTTTCGTACAGTCGAAATAGTAAAAAGTGAAGAAGTAGTAAAAGGAGATATAAAAAATGTTGTATCTGCTCTAGGTGTTTTGCAACCTCATAATTATGTTGATATTGGAGCACAAGTTTCTGGACAAATTGAGAAAATACATGTAAAAGCTGGTGATATAGTAAAAAAAGGTGATTTATTAGTAGAAATTGATCCTAGCATACAAAGTGCAACAGTACAAACTGATAGAGCAAGTTTAGAAAACCTAAATGCACACCTAATAGAACAAAAGGCTGCTTTTGAATTAGCAAGTTTTCAAGCTACAAGACAAGAACAATTATTAAAAAGTAATGCTACAAAACTAGAAGATGTACAAATAGCACAAGCAAATTTAAAGATGGCACATGCAAAAATAAAAAGTTTAGAGGCACAAATTAAAGGTGCAAAATCAACTCTTCAAGGAAATGAAGCATTACTTGGATATACAAAAATATATGCTCCAATGGATGGAACAGTTGTATCATTGAGTGCAAAAGAGGGGCAAACTTTAAATGCAACTTATCAAACTCCAAAATTATTAAGAGTTGCAGATTTATCTAAAATGACTGTTTGGACTGAAGTTTCTGAAGCAGATATAGGAAAACTTAAAATAGGTATGGACATATATTTTACTACTTTAGGTTTAAAAGATGAAAAAGGAGAACTTCGTACTTGGAAAGGAAAATTACAACAAATACTTCCAGCTCCTGTTCAAAGTGGGCAAGATGATGAACAAAAAGAAGCAACAAGTACAAAAGTAGTACTTTATACAGCACTTTTTGATATAGAAAATAGTGATAATAGTTTAATGAGTCAAATGTCTGCTCAAGTATTTTTTGTAGAATCTTTTGCAAATGACGTATTATTAGTACCTCTTTATACATTAAAAGAACAAAGAGATGGAACTTATTTAGCAAAAGTTTTTGTAAATGACAAAATAGAAGAAAGAGTTGTAAAAATAGGTATAAAAGATAGAATTTATGGTGAAGTATTAGATGGAATAAAAGAAAATGAGCAAATTGTAACAAAAATAGAAAATCAAAAAGCTTCTTCGAGATTGCAATGGTAG
- a CDS encoding MacB family efflux pump subunit, whose product MVETPLIELKNICKSYGGENGTPIHKVLHGIDLSIYTGEFVAIVGTSGSGKSTLMNILGCLDKASSGEYLFAGKNISNFKADELAYLRREAFGFVFQGYHLIPTLDTNHNIQVPAIYKGTDFEDRERKTNELLQRLGLEQRKSHYPNQLSGGQQQRVSIARALVNGGYIILADEPTGALDSKSGIEVMELLKELASAGHTIILITHDSQVASQAQRIVRISDGLIIEDSKNSSYEIINSKNTFEKRDFIEHMKEGVKKDSSLLAEINESIISAWKTLWVNRFRTLLTLLGIIIGVCAVIVLMGVGKATSQKALKQMETFGDVNRISIWPDIDKVTGVERTLTLSDVEAIDKVDNVEFTTPARGTSVSIKFGNVNVGAFALMTNENGLKIFNWEIVNGEFFTKEDEKNLAKVAVLGKVVREKLFGEESYIGEYILVNNIPFRVIGELGEMAAYSGDKEDDDMIVLPFTLGTRQLDNKIEPRSIQIYIKDYNLANETVEDMTRTLKNIRGADDFRINNNPSKIQAQKEANKEQNLLITLIGSISLIVGGIGIMNIMLMSVKERTKEIGIRMATGARQSDIKRQFLTEAVLVSLIGGVAGVIVAIIIGAALISFDIELIFSVKAILIAFLSAVITGLIFGYIPASKASKLDPVVALNGE is encoded by the coding sequence ATGGTAGAAACTCCACTAATTGAACTAAAAAATATTTGTAAATCTTATGGTGGAGAAAATGGAACACCTATTCATAAAGTATTACATGGGATAGATTTATCTATTTATACTGGAGAATTTGTAGCAATAGTAGGAACTTCTGGTTCTGGAAAGTCTACTTTGATGAATATTTTGGGATGTTTAGATAAAGCAAGTAGTGGAGAGTATTTATTTGCTGGGAAAAATATATCAAATTTTAAAGCTGATGAGTTAGCATATCTTAGAAGGGAAGCTTTTGGATTTGTATTCCAAGGATATCATCTAATACCAACTTTAGATACAAATCACAATATTCAAGTTCCAGCAATTTACAAAGGAACAGATTTTGAAGATAGAGAAAGAAAAACAAATGAGCTTTTACAACGTTTAGGTTTAGAACAAAGAAAAAGCCACTATCCAAATCAGCTTTCTGGAGGGCAGCAACAAAGAGTATCTATTGCAAGAGCTTTGGTAAATGGAGGATATATAATATTAGCTGATGAACCAACAGGAGCATTGGATAGTAAAAGTGGTATTGAAGTTATGGAACTTTTAAAAGAGCTAGCAAGTGCTGGACATACTATTATATTAATTACTCATGATTCTCAAGTTGCTTCTCAAGCTCAAAGAATAGTTCGTATAAGTGATGGGCTTATTATTGAAGATAGTAAAAATAGCTCTTATGAGATTATAAATTCTAAAAATACTTTTGAAAAAAGAGATTTTATAGAACATATGAAAGAGGGAGTTAAAAAAGATAGTTCACTATTAGCAGAAATTAATGAATCTATTATTAGTGCATGGAAAACACTTTGGGTAAATCGTTTTAGAACTTTACTTACATTGCTTGGAATTATTATTGGAGTTTGTGCTGTTATTGTACTTATGGGAGTTGGAAAGGCTACTAGTCAAAAAGCTTTAAAGCAGATGGAAACTTTTGGTGATGTTAATCGTATATCTATTTGGCCAGATATTGATAAAGTTACAGGAGTAGAAAGAACTCTTACTTTAAGTGATGTTGAAGCAATAGATAAAGTAGATAATGTAGAGTTTACAACACCTGCAAGAGGTACTTCAGTATCTATAAAATTTGGTAATGTAAATGTAGGTGCTTTTGCTTTAATGACAAATGAAAATGGGTTAAAAATATTTAATTGGGAGATTGTAAACGGTGAATTCTTTACAAAAGAAGATGAAAAGAATTTAGCAAAAGTAGCTGTTTTAGGGAAAGTTGTAAGAGAAAAACTTTTTGGTGAGGAATCTTATATAGGTGAATATATCCTTGTAAATAATATTCCTTTTAGAGTTATTGGTGAATTGGGAGAAATGGCAGCTTATAGTGGAGATAAAGAAGATGATGATATGATAGTTTTACCTTTTACTCTTGGAACTAGACAACTAGATAATAAAATTGAACCTCGATCTATTCAGATATATATTAAAGATTATAATCTTGCAAATGAAACAGTAGAAGATATGACAAGAACACTAAAAAATATTAGAGGTGCTGATGATTTTCGTATAAATAATAATCCATCAAAAATTCAAGCGCAAAAAGAGGCAAATAAAGAACAAAATCTTTTAATAACTTTAATTGGAAGTATATCTTTAATAGTTGGTGGAATAGGTATTATGAATATTATGCTTATGTCTGTAAAAGAGAGAACAAAGGAGATAGGTATTCGTATGGCAACAGGTGCAAGACAAAGTGATATAAAAAGACAATTTTTAACTGAAGCAGTTTTAGTATCTTTAATTGGTGGAGTTGCTGGAGTTATTGTAGCAATAATAATAGGCGCAGCTTTGATATCTTTTGATATTGAGTTGATTTTTTCAGTAAAAGCTATTTTAATAGCATTTTTAAGTGCAGTTATTACTGGGCTTATTTTTGGATATATTCCTGCAAGTAAAGCTTCTAAATTAGATCCAGTTGTAGCATTAAATGGAGAGTAA
- a CDS encoding class I SAM-dependent methyltransferase, with translation MKNIRFKYQTIEFGEEDIHIRTLKDTQQFSDTNNVAENLGISSATWPLFGVVWPSAEVLANYIQEYDFKNKRILEVGCGIGLSSLILNKLNADITATDYHPEAENFLDINTELNNDEEIPFVRVDWNKIYSEKLGKFDLIIGSDLLYERDHVELLSSFINAHSNKKCTVILANPNRGHQSKFNTEMKNYGFSCISFEPEHTDYLDEPYKGKIFKYIRE, from the coding sequence ATGAAAAATATTAGATTTAAATATCAAACAATTGAGTTTGGGGAAGAAGATATTCATATTAGAACACTAAAAGATACTCAACAGTTTAGTGATACTAATAATGTAGCAGAGAATTTAGGAATATCTAGTGCAACTTGGCCTTTATTTGGAGTAGTTTGGCCTTCAGCTGAAGTATTAGCAAACTATATTCAAGAATATGATTTTAAGAATAAAAGAATACTAGAAGTTGGTTGTGGAATTGGACTTTCTAGCCTCATTTTAAATAAATTAAATGCAGATATAACTGCAACAGATTACCACCCTGAAGCTGAAAACTTTTTAGATATAAATACTGAACTAAATAATGATGAAGAAATACCTTTTGTAAGAGTAGATTGGAATAAAATATATTCTGAAAAGCTTGGAAAATTTGATTTAATAATTGGAAGTGATCTATTATATGAAAGAGATCATGTTGAATTACTATCTTCTTTTATAAATGCTCATTCAAATAAAAAATGTACAGTAATCTTAGCAAATCCAAATAGAGGACATCAATCAAAGTTTAATACAGAAATGAAAAATTATGGTTTTTCTTGTATATCTTTTGAACCAGAACATACTGATTATTTAGATGAACCTTATAAAGGTAAGATTTTTAAATATATAAGAGAATAA
- a CDS encoding PstA family ABC transporter permease, protein MNRKIIILLFFLISLISLVILSIFFIFVFYKGLNIFSLEIIFDNVPILDAVLLKQRVFDGIFNAIIGSLFVSLLAIIFALPLGFLSGVFIAIFASKKIKEVFSFSYELLAFVPSIVIGLFGLSVTIYLHKIFFEDLYTCLLISSICLAILIIPYIVKMTEQALYSIPYKIKNSALNLGATKYQNLFLLQLPYISKQLFSSIVLAIGRAVEDTAVIMMTGAVAMAAIPSSVFQKYEAIPFFIFYISSQYQDIYELNKGYVAAMILLFVSLSLFIFAFVIQKLALKRSGKFE, encoded by the coding sequence ATGAATAGAAAGATCATAATTTTACTTTTCTTTTTAATAAGCTTGATCTCTTTAGTAATTTTATCAATATTTTTTATATTTGTTTTTTACAAAGGATTAAATATTTTCTCTTTAGAAATTATTTTTGATAATGTTCCCATTTTAGATGCAGTTTTATTAAAACAAAGAGTTTTTGATGGAATTTTCAATGCAATCATAGGTTCACTTTTTGTTTCACTTTTAGCAATAATATTTGCTTTGCCTTTAGGGTTTTTAAGTGGAGTTTTTATTGCAATATTTGCTTCAAAAAAAATTAAAGAAGTTTTTAGTTTTTCTTATGAGCTACTAGCTTTTGTACCATCTATTGTAATAGGACTTTTTGGTTTATCTGTTACAATATATTTACATAAGATATTTTTTGAAGATTTATATACTTGCCTCTTAATATCTTCTATTTGTCTTGCTATTTTAATAATTCCATATATTGTAAAGATGACGGAACAAGCTTTATATTCAATCCCATATAAAATCAAAAATTCAGCTTTAAATTTAGGAGCTACAAAGTATCAAAACCTTTTTTTATTGCAACTTCCATATATTAGTAAACAACTATTTAGTAGTATAGTTTTGGCTATTGGAAGAGCTGTTGAAGATACAGCTGTTATTATGATGACTGGTGCTGTTGCTATGGCAGCAATACCTAGTTCAGTTTTTCAAAAATATGAAGCAATACCATTTTTTATATTTTATATCTCATCACAATATCAAGATATTTATGAGTTAAACAAAGGTTATGTAGCAGCTATGATACTTCTTTTTGTATCTTTAAGTTTGTTTATTTTTGCTTTTGTTATACAAAAATTAGCCCTAAAAAGGAGTGGAAAATTTGAATAA
- a CDS encoding PepSY-associated TM helix domain-containing protein yields MSIEQSYKKEDEKLFKQRLQRVHTTTGVSFSLLMYIAVFFGIFAILLPYIQVWEKPSRHFKVADITTIDYGAMINPVLADPYYPKVNPITITFPGYMEDPALKISTQFVKTKVFNPSTSLEVENEGDLSELAWFLNSMHYGRPLKDFGYFTFGFMAVGVMFLVIGGVYLILKIKYTNNGKNATAKFSKWHRKIFIWTFAPFIIITLTGALMNIGYSGSAPMTYIASKGETHKYWDLTGPILYPQQPRLDLKNDNVEMLPINELLIKAKEIAPQVDFQRVRIINWNDSSAIAKFEGYNPYMPFLNGISNKPFVILSGVDGSLIHQQKVLDKHWSGLFYDSVFFLHFLFGVDTFTRFFIATLMLFSTFALGFGVLLYLEKKSRKFGDNIPIYQGFGKLSLAVMIGVIPATGLLFVLQWLLPFDMENRVLIQKGLFAVAWVATLTWSFYRLNSYKAAKEFLYLGGILFILSPIIHFINSGFSPIRLWNEEVYTVLSVDIGLFIFGLILLVVAYKLPVNREKIQEFWTSRGVK; encoded by the coding sequence ATGAGTATTGAACAATCATATAAGAAAGAAGATGAAAAACTCTTCAAACAAAGACTACAAAGAGTGCATACTACAACTGGAGTAAGTTTCTCTTTACTTATGTATATAGCAGTATTTTTTGGAATATTTGCTATTTTACTTCCATATATTCAAGTATGGGAAAAACCATCACGACACTTTAAAGTTGCTGATATAACAACAATAGATTATGGTGCTATGATAAATCCAGTTTTAGCAGATCCTTATTATCCAAAAGTAAATCCTATTACGATAACTTTTCCAGGATATATGGAAGATCCTGCATTAAAAATTAGTACTCAATTTGTAAAAACAAAAGTTTTTAATCCAAGTACTTCTTTGGAAGTGGAAAATGAAGGAGATTTATCTGAACTTGCTTGGTTTTTAAACTCTATGCACTATGGAAGACCTTTGAAAGATTTTGGATATTTTACATTTGGTTTTATGGCCGTTGGAGTTATGTTTTTAGTTATAGGTGGAGTTTATTTGATATTAAAAATAAAATATACAAATAATGGTAAAAATGCTACTGCAAAATTTTCAAAATGGCATAGAAAGATATTTATTTGGACTTTTGCCCCATTTATAATTATTACCTTAACTGGTGCTTTGATGAATATAGGATATAGTGGTTCAGCTCCAATGACATATATTGCTTCAAAAGGAGAAACTCATAAATATTGGGATTTAACTGGACCTATATTATATCCTCAACAACCACGTCTTGATTTAAAAAATGACAATGTAGAAATGCTTCCTATTAATGAATTACTAATAAAAGCAAAAGAGATAGCTCCTCAAGTTGACTTTCAAAGAGTAAGAATTATAAATTGGAATGATAGTAGTGCAATAGCAAAATTTGAAGGTTATAATCCATATATGCCATTTTTAAATGGTATTTCAAATAAACCTTTTGTGATACTAAGTGGAGTTGATGGTAGCTTAATTCATCAACAAAAAGTGTTAGATAAGCATTGGAGTGGATTATTTTATGATAGTGTATTTTTCTTGCATTTTCTATTTGGAGTAGATACATTTACAAGATTTTTTATAGCAACTTTGATGTTGTTTTCTACATTTGCATTAGGGTTTGGAGTATTACTATATTTAGAGAAAAAATCAAGAAAATTTGGGGATAATATTCCAATATATCAAGGATTTGGAAAGCTCTCACTTGCAGTTATGATAGGAGTTATTCCAGCAACTGGATTGTTGTTTGTTTTACAATGGTTATTACCTTTTGATATGGAAAATAGAGTATTGATTCAAAAAGGGTTGTTTGCAGTTGCTTGGGTAGCAACTTTAACTTGGAGTTTTTATAGACTTAATTCTTATAAAGCAGCTAAAGAGTTTTTATATCTTGGAGGGATATTATTTATACTTAGTCCAATAATACATTTTATAAATAGTGGATTTAGTCCAATTAGGCTTTGGAATGAAGAAGTTTATACAGTACTAAGTGTTGATATAGGATTGTTTATATTTGGATTGATACTTTTAGTAGTAGCTTATAAACTTCCAGTAAATAGAGAAAAAATTCAAGAATTTTGGACTTCAAGAGGTGTAAAATGA
- a CDS encoding efflux transporter outer membrane subunit — MSKYFYMITLSLLVVGCSSKNNLEDIQTISLPNEWNISFEDSQKEISQTWWQSFGSIELDSLILQAKNDSLDLQVAINRIKQARAKAKIAGADLYPQIGGSLDASRKGSLNHNGNTNNFGSNLEISYEIDFWGKNRAFYESASENLKATIFQKDEVELSMISNVTMVYLNIVALNDKINIAKLNLKTAKELFELIQSKYDLGASTKLELTQQEILFLQQQQFLVELEKELDESNKVLSTLLAKTSNLEVNKITLDDIQIPNISSGLPSQLLLRRPDIAQAEALMKSANANIDVARAEMFPSLNLVGGLGTNAEKFSNIFDKPIYTLLSSLKIPIFYGGKLSANYDLSKAEYEEMLINYRKAIINAFWEVDIALRNIENIDRQIQLQNKELEQSELALNLSLAQYKVGATTMMELLDTQRNLYSAKDISVQLKLKRLILSVELYKALGGGWKV, encoded by the coding sequence ATGAGTAAATATTTTTATATGATAACTTTATCTTTACTAGTTGTTGGATGTAGCTCTAAGAATAATTTAGAAGATATACAAACAATATCTTTACCAAATGAGTGGAATATAAGTTTTGAAGATAGTCAAAAAGAGATTAGCCAAACTTGGTGGCAGAGTTTTGGAAGTATAGAATTGGACTCTTTGATATTACAAGCAAAAAATGATAGCCTAGATTTACAAGTTGCTATAAATAGAATAAAACAAGCAAGAGCAAAAGCAAAAATAGCTGGAGCAGATTTATATCCACAAATTGGTGGAAGTTTAGATGCTTCAAGAAAAGGTAGTTTAAATCATAATGGAAATACAAATAATTTTGGTTCAAATTTAGAAATAAGTTATGAAATCGATTTTTGGGGTAAGAATAGAGCTTTCTATGAAAGTGCTAGTGAAAATCTAAAAGCTACTATATTTCAAAAAGATGAAGTAGAATTAAGTATGATATCAAATGTTACTATGGTTTATTTAAATATTGTTGCATTAAATGATAAGATTAATATTGCAAAGTTAAATCTTAAAACAGCAAAAGAGTTATTTGAACTAATACAATCTAAGTATGATTTAGGAGCTTCTACTAAACTTGAACTTACTCAACAAGAGATTTTATTTTTACAACAACAACAATTTTTAGTTGAGTTAGAAAAAGAGCTAGATGAGTCAAATAAAGTACTATCTACACTTTTAGCAAAAACTAGTAATTTAGAAGTAAATAAAATAACATTAGATGATATACAAATACCAAATATATCATCAGGTCTTCCATCTCAATTATTACTAAGAAGACCAGATATTGCACAGGCTGAAGCTTTAATGAAAAGTGCAAATGCAAATATTGATGTTGCAAGAGCTGAAATGTTCCCTAGCTTAAATTTAGTTGGAGGTTTAGGTACAAATGCAGAAAAATTTTCAAATATTTTTGATAAACCAATATATACTTTATTATCATCATTAAAAATTCCTATTTTTTATGGTGGAAAGCTTAGTGCAAATTATGATTTATCTAAAGCAGAATATGAAGAAATGCTTATAAATTATAGAAAAGCTATTATTAATGCATTTTGGGAAGTTGATATTGCTTTAAGAAATATAGAAAATATTGATAGACAAATACAATTACAAAATAAAGAATTAGAACAGTCAGAACTAGCACTTAATCTTTCTCTTGCACAATATAAAGTAGGTGCTACAACTATGATGGAGTTACTTGATACTCAAAGAAATCTATATAGTGCAAAAGATATCTCAGTTCAACTGAAATTAAAAAGATTAATTTTAAGTGTTGAACTATATAAAGCTTTAGGTGGTGGATGGAAAGTTTAA
- a CDS encoding cold-shock protein, with protein sequence MANQNIGTVKWFNTDKGFGFIQLENSTDEFFVHHSEINSSGYGRTSLNEGQKVSFEIGKNDKGPQAKNVKAI encoded by the coding sequence ATGGCAAATCAAAATATCGGAACAGTAAAATGGTTCAACACTGACAAAGGTTTTGGATTTATCCAATTAGAAAATTCAACTGATGAATTTTTTGTTCATCATAGTGAAATTAACTCTTCAGGTTATGGAAGAACTTCATTAAATGAAGGTCAAAAAGTATCTTTTGAAATTGGTAAAAATGATAAAGGTCCTCAAGCGAAAAATGTTAAAGCTATCTAA
- a CDS encoding phosphate ABC transporter ATP-binding protein, producing the protein MNKPILIIENLNLFYDKKQILKNLNLDILENSITAISGPSGIGKSSLLLVLNQMIKECENASFDGKITFFEDEKEINICSLASKELPVLRKKIVYVSQHPDILPFSIFENIYFPLKLQGVKKDIAKPIIIEALKQVHIYDEVKDRLDENANLLSGGQQQRLILARALVLKPKVLLLDEPTASLNEELALKIEELLLKIKKDTTIVMISHFKSQVLKIADYILPLE; encoded by the coding sequence TTGAATAAACCTATACTAATAATAGAAAATCTAAATCTATTTTATGATAAAAAACAAATTTTAAAAAACTTGAATTTAGATATTTTGGAAAATTCAATAACTGCTATTAGTGGACCTAGTGGAATTGGAAAAAGTTCACTACTTCTTGTTTTAAATCAAATGATAAAAGAATGTGAAAATGCAAGTTTTGATGGGAAAATAACTTTCTTTGAAGATGAAAAAGAGATAAATATATGCTCTTTAGCTTCAAAAGAACTTCCAGTTTTGCGAAAGAAAATAGTTTATGTAAGCCAACACCCTGATATTTTACCTTTTTCTATTTTTGAAAATATTTATTTTCCTCTGAAACTTCAAGGAGTAAAAAAAGATATAGCAAAACCTATTATAATTGAAGCTTTAAAACAAGTTCATATATATGATGAAGTAAAAGATAGATTAGATGAAAATGCAAATCTACTTTCAGGTGGACAACAGCAAAGGCTGATATTAGCAAGAGCCTTAGTTTTAAAACCAAAAGTTTTACTTCTTGATGAACCAACAGCTTCATTAAATGAAGAGTTGGCTCTAAAAATAGAAGAGTTATTACTTAAAATTAAAAAAGATACAACTATTGTAATGATTTCTCACTTTAAATCACAAGTTTTAAAGATTGCAGATTATATACTTCCTTTAGAGTAA